Proteins found in one Pseudomonas mosselii genomic segment:
- a CDS encoding prepilin-type N-terminal cleavage/methylation domain-containing protein, whose product MKRRQAGMTLIELLVALALTALLGVLLSALVNGWLKVRERLDEQVRETGVLDFCLALERRFDSPVLRRLYEQRLPLAPRWLDWQPDRQQLLWVAASAWPQAEGGSRLQRQRLRFEPREQRLLLETSADLYAAAAPQWVMRERLERVSAMNILYHQSGRWLAWPSEQPAHPGRGVRVELVRDGAPSTCTFVLPWGRS is encoded by the coding sequence ATGAAGCGGCGCCAGGCAGGCATGACCCTGATCGAACTGCTGGTGGCCCTGGCCCTCACTGCCTTGCTCGGGGTGTTGCTGTCGGCGCTGGTCAACGGTTGGCTGAAGGTGCGCGAGCGGCTTGACGAACAGGTGCGCGAAACCGGCGTGCTGGATTTCTGCCTGGCCCTGGAGCGGCGTTTCGATAGCCCGGTGCTGCGCCGCCTGTATGAACAGCGCCTGCCGCTGGCGCCGCGCTGGCTCGACTGGCAACCCGACCGCCAGCAACTGCTGTGGGTGGCCGCCTCTGCCTGGCCCCAGGCCGAGGGCGGCTCGCGCCTGCAACGCCAGCGTTTGCGTTTCGAGCCTCGCGAACAGCGCCTGCTGCTGGAAACCTCGGCCGACCTCTACGCCGCCGCAGCCCCGCAATGGGTGATGCGCGAGCGGTTGGAGCGGGTCAGCGCGATGAACATCCTCTACCACCAGTCCGGCCGCTGGCTGGCCTGGCCTTCCGAACAACCGGCGCACCCCGGACGGGGTGTGCGCGTGGAGCTAGTGCGTGATGGAGCACCGTCTACCTGCACCTTCGTTCTGCCCTGGGGGCGCTCATGA
- a CDS encoding type II secretion system protein, with the protein MKRGQRGFTLLEVSVALGIAAVLAVITSQVLRQRLAVQDTVQQHRLGLLCARELQARFAVEQYWPAANQDSGVLVEGGQACHWQLQLRRTGVRDLRRGELLLHADRDQRLPLGQYTVFLERP; encoded by the coding sequence ATGAAACGCGGGCAACGGGGCTTCACCTTGCTCGAAGTGAGTGTGGCCCTGGGCATCGCCGCGGTCCTGGCGGTGATCACCAGCCAGGTCCTGCGCCAGCGCCTGGCCGTGCAGGACACCGTGCAGCAGCATCGCCTGGGCCTGCTGTGCGCCCGCGAGCTGCAGGCGCGTTTCGCGGTCGAGCAGTACTGGCCGGCGGCCAACCAGGACAGCGGCGTGCTGGTCGAGGGCGGGCAGGCCTGCCATTGGCAGCTGCAGTTGCGTCGTACCGGGGTGCGCGACCTGCGTCGTGGCGAACTGTTGCTGCATGCCGACCGCGACCAGCGCCTGCCGCTGGGGCAGTACACCGTGTTCCTGGAGCGGCCATGA
- the gspH gene encoding type II secretion system minor pseudopilin GspH, producing the protein MSARSHATPIHQCGFSLLELLVVLAIAALMTSLAVAWLDSGRSSVDQALDRLAAATVAQADLARHAGQLRGIRWNGQRPEFVRRQGDQWQVETVALGDWPKGLRPDWPASQTPVLLFTPDGWARPGTVRWRWAEGGRRWDWDRSGQLRVSVMP; encoded by the coding sequence ATGTCTGCCCGCTCCCACGCTACCCCGATCCACCAGTGTGGCTTCAGCCTGCTCGAGCTGCTGGTGGTGCTGGCCATCGCCGCGCTGATGACCAGCCTGGCGGTGGCCTGGCTCGACAGCGGCAGGAGCAGCGTCGACCAGGCCCTCGACCGCCTGGCCGCCGCCACCGTGGCCCAGGCCGACCTGGCGCGCCATGCCGGGCAACTGCGGGGGATACGCTGGAACGGTCAGCGGCCTGAGTTCGTGCGCCGTCAAGGTGATCAATGGCAGGTGGAAACCGTTGCATTGGGCGATTGGCCCAAGGGCCTGCGCCCGGACTGGCCAGCCAGCCAGACGCCCGTGCTGCTGTTCACCCCCGATGGCTGGGCCCGCCCGGGCACTGTGCGCTGGCGCTGGGCCGAGGGCGGCCGGCGTTGGGACTGGGACCGCAGCGGCCAGTTGCGCGTGAGCGTGATGCCATGA
- the gspG gene encoding type II secretion system major pseudopilin GspG has protein sequence MQQRRNRQGGFTLMEIMVVIFIIGLLIAVVAPSVLGNQDKAMKQKVMADLATLEQALDMYRLDNLRFPSNEQGLAALAKKPTQEPLPRSWRSDGYIRRLPEDPWGTPYQYRMPGEHGRVDVYSLGADGVPGGEGLDADLGNWAL, from the coding sequence ATGCAACAACGACGCAACCGCCAGGGTGGCTTCACGCTGATGGAGATCATGGTGGTGATCTTCATCATCGGCCTGTTGATCGCCGTGGTCGCGCCCAGCGTGCTGGGCAACCAGGACAAGGCCATGAAGCAGAAGGTCATGGCCGACCTTGCGACCCTGGAGCAGGCGCTGGACATGTACCGCCTGGACAACCTGCGCTTCCCCAGCAACGAACAGGGCCTGGCGGCGCTGGCGAAGAAACCGACCCAGGAACCGCTGCCGCGCAGTTGGCGCAGCGATGGCTATATCCGTCGACTGCCAGAGGATCCGTGGGGTACGCCGTACCAGTACCGCATGCCCGGCGAGCATGGCCGGGTCGATGTCTATTCGCTGGGCGCCGATGGTGTGCCGGGCGGCGAAGGGCTCGATGCCGATCTGGGCAACTGGGCGCTCTGA
- the gspF gene encoding type II secretion system inner membrane protein GspF, giving the protein MPTYRYQAVDMNGKAHKASVQADSERHARQLLREQGLFARQLQRNDSAQPRRQRLTRAQLCELTRQLATLIGAGIPLVDALATLERQLRQPALHAVLVTLRGSLAEGLGLARSLARQGAPFTGLYCALVEAGERSGRLGQVLARLADHLEQVQRQRHKARTALIYPAVLMGVSLAVVIGLMTFVVPKLTEQFAHSGQSLPLITSLLIGISQGLVQAGPYLLALAIGLAVAGGWLLRKPHWRLRRDDLLLRLPRVGALLQVLESARLARSLAILCGSGVALLEALQVATETVGNLRIHAAMAQVRQQVQGGTSLHRALDGAGQFPPLLVNMVGSGEASGTLADMLERVADDQERGFARQVDTAMALFEPLMILVMGAVVLFIVLAVLLPIMQLNQGLQL; this is encoded by the coding sequence ATGCCGACCTATCGCTATCAGGCCGTGGACATGAACGGTAAGGCGCACAAGGCCAGCGTGCAGGCCGACAGCGAGCGGCATGCGCGCCAGTTGCTGCGCGAGCAGGGCCTGTTCGCCCGGCAGTTGCAGCGCAACGATAGCGCGCAGCCCCGTCGCCAGCGCCTGACCCGCGCCCAGCTGTGCGAGCTGACCCGCCAGTTGGCGACCCTGATCGGTGCCGGCATCCCACTGGTCGATGCCCTTGCGACGCTGGAGCGGCAACTGCGCCAACCAGCCCTGCATGCGGTGCTGGTGACCCTGCGTGGTTCACTCGCTGAAGGCCTGGGGCTGGCCCGTAGCCTGGCACGCCAAGGGGCGCCGTTCACCGGGCTGTACTGCGCGCTGGTCGAGGCCGGCGAGCGCTCCGGGCGCCTGGGACAGGTGCTGGCGCGCCTGGCTGATCACCTGGAGCAGGTGCAGCGCCAGCGCCACAAGGCCCGTACCGCGCTGATCTACCCGGCGGTGCTGATGGGCGTGTCGCTGGCGGTGGTGATTGGCTTGATGACCTTCGTGGTGCCCAAGCTCACCGAGCAGTTCGCCCATTCCGGGCAGAGCCTGCCGTTGATTACCTCGCTGCTGATCGGCATCAGCCAGGGGCTGGTCCAGGCCGGGCCGTACTTGCTGGCGCTGGCGATCGGGCTGGCAGTGGCCGGTGGCTGGCTGCTGCGCAAGCCGCACTGGCGCCTGCGCCGCGACGACCTGCTGCTGCGCCTGCCGCGTGTCGGGGCGCTGCTGCAGGTGCTGGAGAGCGCGCGCCTGGCGCGCAGCCTGGCGATTCTCTGCGGCAGTGGCGTGGCCCTGCTCGAAGCCCTGCAGGTGGCCACCGAGACGGTCGGCAACCTGCGTATCCATGCCGCCATGGCGCAGGTACGCCAGCAGGTGCAGGGCGGCACCAGCCTGCACCGGGCGCTGGACGGCGCCGGCCAGTTTCCGCCGCTGCTGGTGAACATGGTCGGCAGCGGCGAGGCCAGCGGCACCCTGGCCGACATGCTCGAACGCGTGGCCGATGACCAGGAGCGCGGCTTCGCCCGCCAGGTGGACACCGCCATGGCGCTGTTCGAACCGCTGATGATCCTGGTGATGGGCGCGGTGGTGCTGTTCATCGTGCTGGCGGTGCTGCTGCCAATCATGCAGCTCAACCAGGGATTGCAACTGTGA
- a CDS encoding GspE/PulE family protein — MMPYRLARQSGVAMAPTEGGWQLWLRSNADSDQLQELLRVHGLPVSLERLDGAQFDERLGQLYQAGEAANEALIEGIGEQVDLDSLMSEMPRIEDLLESDDEAPVIRLINGLFGQALRLRASDIHIETFEQSLVVRLRVDGHLREVLRPPRALSAMLVSRIKVMARLDIAEKRQPQDGRITLRAAGREVDVRVSTLPGIHGERVVMRVLDKQASLLALDNLGMPAAVLRGLRGCLARPNGIVLSTGPTGSGKTTTLYASLNSLNDGSRNILTVEDPVEYAIAGIGQTAINPRAGLTFASGLRAILRQDPDVIMLGEIRDQETAQIAVQASLTGHLVLSTLHTNSAVGAVTRLRDMGIEPFLIASCLRGVLAQRLVRRLCSCAVARPLQSAERELWPELGSLRESYHPVGCEHCQDSGYVGRLGLYEFIELDAGLVAMLYDGESELAMQAYLDGRRQSLVAMASDCLARGETSLAEVLRVVQG; from the coding sequence ATGATGCCTTATCGCCTGGCGCGCCAGAGCGGCGTGGCCATGGCACCGACCGAAGGCGGCTGGCAGTTGTGGTTGCGCAGCAATGCCGACAGCGACCAGTTGCAGGAGCTGTTGCGCGTGCATGGTCTGCCGGTCAGCCTGGAGCGCCTTGACGGCGCGCAGTTCGACGAGCGCCTCGGCCAGCTCTACCAGGCCGGCGAGGCGGCGAACGAGGCCTTGATCGAAGGCATCGGCGAGCAGGTCGACCTGGACAGCTTGATGAGCGAGATGCCGCGCATCGAGGACTTGCTGGAAAGCGACGACGAAGCCCCGGTGATCCGCCTGATCAACGGCCTGTTTGGCCAGGCCTTGCGCCTGCGTGCCTCGGATATCCATATCGAGACCTTCGAGCAGAGCCTGGTGGTGCGCCTGCGCGTCGACGGCCACCTGCGCGAGGTGCTGCGCCCGCCGCGGGCGCTGTCGGCGATGCTGGTGTCGCGGATCAAGGTCATGGCCCGGCTTGATATCGCCGAGAAGCGCCAGCCCCAGGACGGCCGCATCACCCTGCGCGCCGCCGGGCGCGAGGTGGATGTGCGGGTCTCGACCCTGCCCGGCATCCATGGCGAGCGGGTGGTGATGCGGGTGCTCGACAAGCAGGCCAGCCTGCTGGCGCTGGACAACCTGGGCATGCCCGCCGCCGTGCTGCGCGGCCTGCGCGGCTGCCTGGCGCGGCCCAACGGCATCGTGCTGTCCACCGGCCCCACCGGCTCGGGCAAGACCACCACGCTGTACGCCAGCCTCAACAGCCTGAACGACGGCAGCCGCAACATTCTCACCGTCGAGGATCCGGTCGAGTACGCCATCGCTGGCATCGGCCAGACCGCCATCAACCCCCGCGCCGGGCTGACCTTCGCCAGCGGCCTGCGCGCGATCCTGCGCCAGGACCCGGACGTGATCATGCTCGGCGAGATCCGCGACCAGGAAACCGCGCAGATCGCCGTGCAGGCCAGCCTCACCGGGCACCTGGTGCTGTCGACCCTGCACACCAACAGCGCCGTCGGCGCGGTGACCCGCCTGCGTGACATGGGCATCGAGCCGTTTCTGATCGCCTCGTGCCTGCGCGGCGTGCTGGCCCAGCGCCTGGTGCGGCGGCTGTGCAGCTGCGCGGTGGCTCGGCCATTGCAAAGCGCCGAGCGCGAGCTGTGGCCGGAACTGGGCAGCCTGCGCGAGAGCTATCACCCGGTCGGCTGTGAGCATTGCCAGGACAGCGGCTATGTCGGCCGGTTGGGGCTGTACGAATTCATCGAGCTGGATGCCGGGCTGGTCGCGATGCTCTACGACGGCGAAAGCGAGCTGGCCATGCAGGCCTACCTGGATGGCCGCCGGCAGAGCCTGGTGGCCATGGCTAGCGATTGCCTGGCCCGTGGCGAGACCAGCCTGGCCGAAGTGCTGCGCGTGGTGCAGGGCTGA
- the gspD gene encoding type II secretion system secretin GspD, with amino-acid sequence MIARYCLAGLLMLGMSLARAEEPEVFADDGTPLYEVNFVDTELSEFIDSVSRITGTTFIVDPRVQGKVTVRTVDRHDADAIYDIFLAQLRAQGFAAVDLPNGSVKIVPDQAARLEPVPVESAGKKSEGSDGVATRVFNVRNAASEQMLGILKPLIDPRVGVITPYPAANLLVVTDWRSNLERIDSLLRQLDQVSDEPLQVIPLKHASAADTAGLVTRLLAREQGSDAAQVVADPRSNALLVRGSADSRERVRALLAQLDRPGDNLRSSNTQVMYLRHANAAEVVKVLRGLSQAGAVPAAEGEGKDAAPVPATSDSGIRLEYEEGTNAVVMVGPDSELAAFRSIVEQLDIRRAQVVVEAIIAEVSDSSAQELGVQWLFADEKFGAGIVNFGGNGVNIASIAGAASSGDNEKLGKLLSATTGATAGIGHIGGGFNFAMLVNALKGKSGFNLLSTPTLLTLDNAEASILVGQEVPFVTGSVTQNNANPYQTIERKEVGVKLRIKPQVNVDNSVRLDIVQEVSSIADSSAASDVITNKREIKTKVMVEDNGLVILGGLISDELATSNQRVPLLGDIPYLGRLFRSDASKNTKQNLMVFIRPRILRDGESLAGLSQQKYQSLQQNTPLKLPSLAEGLPLLQVFPSSRARLEGGDW; translated from the coding sequence ATGATCGCAAGGTACTGTCTGGCCGGGCTGCTGATGCTCGGCATGTCCCTGGCCCGGGCCGAAGAACCGGAAGTGTTCGCCGACGACGGCACGCCGCTGTACGAGGTCAATTTCGTCGACACTGAGCTCAGTGAGTTCATCGACAGCGTGTCGCGCATCACCGGCACCACCTTCATCGTCGACCCGCGGGTGCAGGGCAAGGTCACCGTGCGCACGGTCGATCGGCATGACGCCGACGCCATCTACGATATCTTCCTGGCCCAACTGCGGGCCCAGGGTTTCGCCGCCGTGGACCTGCCCAATGGCAGCGTGAAGATCGTTCCCGACCAGGCCGCGCGCCTGGAGCCGGTGCCGGTGGAAAGCGCCGGCAAGAAATCCGAGGGCAGCGATGGCGTGGCCACCCGCGTGTTCAATGTGCGCAACGCCGCCAGCGAGCAGATGCTCGGCATCCTCAAGCCACTGATCGACCCACGGGTCGGCGTGATCACCCCGTACCCGGCCGCCAACCTGCTGGTGGTCACCGACTGGCGCAGCAACCTGGAGCGTATCGACAGCCTGCTGCGCCAGCTCGACCAGGTCAGCGACGAGCCGTTGCAGGTCATCCCGCTCAAGCACGCCAGCGCCGCCGATACCGCAGGCCTGGTGACCCGCCTGCTGGCCCGCGAGCAGGGCAGCGATGCCGCCCAGGTGGTCGCCGACCCGCGCAGCAATGCCTTGCTGGTACGCGGCAGCGCCGACAGCCGCGAGCGTGTGCGGGCCTTGCTGGCCCAGCTCGACCGGCCCGGCGACAACCTGCGCAGCAGCAATACCCAGGTCATGTACCTGCGCCACGCCAACGCCGCCGAGGTGGTTAAGGTGCTGCGCGGCCTGAGCCAGGCCGGCGCGGTGCCAGCCGCCGAAGGCGAGGGCAAGGACGCAGCGCCGGTGCCGGCGACCAGCGATTCGGGGATCCGCCTGGAGTACGAGGAGGGCACCAACGCCGTGGTGATGGTCGGCCCGGACAGCGAGCTGGCTGCCTTCCGCAGCATCGTCGAGCAGCTGGACATCCGCCGGGCGCAGGTGGTGGTCGAGGCGATCATCGCCGAGGTGTCCGACAGCAGCGCCCAGGAGCTCGGCGTGCAGTGGCTGTTCGCCGACGAGAAGTTCGGCGCCGGCATCGTCAACTTCGGCGGCAACGGGGTGAACATCGCCAGCATCGCCGGTGCCGCCAGCAGCGGCGACAACGAAAAACTCGGCAAGCTGCTGTCGGCCACCACCGGCGCCACCGCCGGCATCGGCCATATCGGCGGCGGTTTCAACTTCGCCATGCTGGTCAACGCGCTCAAGGGCAAGAGCGGCTTCAACCTGCTGTCCACGCCGACCCTGCTGACCCTGGACAACGCCGAAGCGTCGATCCTGGTCGGCCAGGAGGTGCCGTTCGTCACCGGCTCCGTCACGCAGAACAATGCCAACCCCTACCAGACCATCGAGCGCAAGGAAGTGGGGGTGAAGCTGCGCATCAAGCCGCAGGTCAATGTCGACAACAGCGTGCGCCTGGACATCGTCCAGGAGGTGTCGTCGATCGCCGACTCCAGCGCCGCCAGCGATGTGATCACCAACAAGCGCGAGATCAAGACCAAGGTGATGGTCGAGGACAACGGCCTGGTGATCCTCGGCGGGCTGATCAGCGACGAGCTTGCCACCAGCAACCAGCGCGTGCCGCTGCTCGGCGACATTCCCTACCTGGGCCGGCTGTTCCGCTCCGACGCCAGCAAGAATACCAAGCAGAACCTGATGGTGTTCATCCGCCCGCGCATCCTGCGTGACGGCGAGAGCCTGGCCGGCCTGAGCCAGCAGAAGTACCAGAGCCTGCAACAGAACACGCCGCTCAAGCTGCCGTCCCTGGCCGAGGGCCTGCCGTTGCTGCAGGTGTTCCCCTCCAGCCGGGCGCGCCTCGAAGGCGGTGACTGGTGA
- a CDS encoding pilus assembly protein PilZ codes for MTSRLVTFALLTLAGWLAAQCVLLLSRQPLPATAPVQTDVALPGLLVEHWQAPVDDGSIPITRLPLAYLGGLKAQPLSASVVVLRHGQQVRTLGRGQRLAPGIVLQDIDADGLIFDNNGRRERLPWPPRPAVTGFKRQG; via the coding sequence GTGACCTCGCGCCTGGTCACCTTCGCCTTGCTGACCCTGGCCGGCTGGCTGGCGGCGCAATGCGTGCTGCTGCTCAGCCGCCAGCCGCTGCCGGCCACTGCGCCCGTTCAGACGGACGTCGCGCTGCCGGGCCTGCTGGTGGAGCACTGGCAGGCTCCCGTCGATGACGGAAGTATCCCCATCACCCGCCTGCCCCTGGCCTACCTGGGCGGGCTCAAGGCCCAGCCGCTGTCAGCCAGCGTGGTGGTGCTGCGCCATGGCCAGCAGGTGCGCACCCTTGGCCGTGGCCAGCGCCTGGCGCCGGGCATCGTGCTGCAGGACATCGACGCCGATGGCCTGATTTTCGACAACAACGGGCGGCGCGAGCGCCTGCCCTGGCCGCCACGCCCCGCCGTGACCGGCTTCAAGCGCCAAGGATGA
- a CDS encoding bifunctional UDP-sugar hydrolase/5'-nucleotidase has product MASSMGRREVIGWLGVGALAPLLGACSTLPGPRGGSNRALDLLYVADTLDARQPGQAVVPATRLGPVSHLGRAPWMSGPNASAGQPELAPLLDARLVGQARTGGYAVLAALLEQLRAEAGSEHCLTLENGQCWNGSGLAYLTQGESGVQGSQLLGSEARVSSDERVLWPQRSAGLYRQSSSITLGAGLADTQAKALGIEGVKVFQRAGVRIAVVGVTDPYAQDQKASLKQWYQSLQPSFQQARREADLVVALADVGTGPGLWLAERVPEVDVLLCARGQDLWPAPVMASQASGRRVPVLFAGCRASGAFRLRCRQAGGQWQFEARFFPAFEHSLGPQAQARASQLRGELQRQRSGHAAWLDQPLARAPEALWRRDTRGGSWDRLLHQALADDSSMPVLLPGLRYDFPLRAGEPITREHLISLTGGYPAPVVEAPARQVEQVLENAAEQLFGDPLLLDNSQDLPRWQSQDWQVSYSPNGKRIIGLQPVEGLCRTFGLHFDAQAGVPLWQTLEAWLTRQTPGWALATLQLPAVRYVQGHPGWHPHQVAA; this is encoded by the coding sequence ATGGCAAGCAGTATGGGCAGGCGCGAGGTGATCGGGTGGCTGGGCGTCGGTGCGCTGGCGCCGCTGCTCGGTGCCTGTTCCACGCTGCCGGGGCCGCGTGGCGGCAGCAACCGGGCGCTGGACCTGCTGTATGTGGCCGACACCCTCGATGCCCGTCAGCCGGGCCAGGCCGTGGTGCCGGCCACGCGCCTGGGACCGGTCAGCCACCTGGGTCGTGCACCCTGGATGAGCGGGCCCAACGCCAGTGCCGGGCAACCGGAGCTGGCGCCATTGCTCGATGCCCGCCTGGTCGGACAAGCCCGTACGGGTGGTTACGCGGTGCTGGCAGCGTTGCTCGAACAATTGCGCGCCGAAGCTGGCAGTGAGCACTGCCTGACCTTGGAGAACGGCCAGTGCTGGAACGGCAGTGGCCTGGCCTACCTCACTCAGGGCGAAAGCGGCGTGCAGGGCAGCCAGTTGCTGGGCAGCGAGGCGCGGGTCAGCAGCGATGAGCGGGTGCTGTGGCCACAGCGCAGCGCCGGGCTCTATCGCCAGTCTTCTTCTATCACCCTCGGCGCCGGACTGGCCGACACCCAGGCCAAGGCGCTGGGCATTGAAGGCGTCAAGGTGTTCCAGCGCGCAGGTGTGCGCATTGCGGTTGTGGGGGTTACCGACCCTTACGCCCAGGACCAGAAAGCCTCCCTGAAACAGTGGTACCAGTCCCTTCAACCGAGCTTCCAGCAGGCCCGGCGCGAGGCCGACCTGGTGGTGGCGCTGGCGGATGTCGGTACCGGACCCGGTCTGTGGCTGGCCGAGCGGGTGCCGGAAGTGGATGTGCTGCTGTGCGCCCGCGGCCAGGACCTGTGGCCCGCGCCGGTAATGGCGAGCCAGGCCAGTGGCCGGCGGGTGCCGGTGCTGTTCGCCGGCTGTCGGGCCAGTGGCGCGTTTCGCCTGCGTTGCCGCCAGGCCGGTGGCCAGTGGCAGTTCGAGGCGCGTTTTTTTCCGGCCTTCGAGCACAGCCTCGGACCGCAAGCCCAGGCCCGCGCCAGCCAGCTGCGCGGCGAACTGCAACGCCAGCGCAGCGGCCACGCCGCCTGGCTCGACCAGCCCCTGGCCCGCGCCCCCGAGGCGTTGTGGCGCCGCGATACCCGTGGCGGCAGCTGGGACCGCCTGCTGCACCAGGCATTAGCCGACGATTCGAGCATGCCGGTGCTGCTGCCCGGTCTGCGTTACGACTTCCCGCTGCGGGCAGGTGAGCCGATCACCCGTGAACACCTGATCAGCCTCACCGGTGGCTACCCCGCGCCAGTGGTCGAAGCCCCGGCGCGCCAGGTCGAACAGGTGTTGGAGAACGCCGCTGAGCAACTGTTCGGCGACCCGCTGCTGCTGGACAACAGCCAGGACCTGCCGCGCTGGCAGAGCCAGGACTGGCAGGTGAGCTACAGCCCCAACGGCAAGCGCATCATCGGCCTGCAGCCGGTGGAGGGCCTGTGCCGCACCTTCGGCCTGCACTTCGACGCCCAGGCCGGCGTACCGCTGTGGCAGACCCTGGAAGCCTGGCTGACCCGGCAGACGCCGGGCTGGGCGCTGGCCACCCTGCAATTGCCGGCGGTGCGCTACGTCCAGGGCCATCCGGGCTGGCACCCGCACCAGGTGGCGGCGTGA
- a CDS encoding PhoX family protein, with amino-acid sequence MSRDTGDNLDRNLSGNLPMASVMDTYLSRRAVVRGSLGAAIAMIAGTGLTGCFDGGGGSDNDDPAPQPEKPKLKLGFNSIPGSRTDACVVAAGYSAYVLAPWGTPLNATANPWKADGSNTSTDQANAMGMHHDGMHFFPINGSSSDGLLAINFEYIDTAALHPAGPTTVAGKRPVEEVRKEINAHGAGVVRISKVAGRWQVVDNDPLNRRFTTVSLMDIAGPMRGTDHVKTKFSPTGTQCRGTNNNCGNGYTPWGTYLTCEENWPGIFVNKGTRPANQVRIGVSSSSGQYKWETAAGDASEVAGEFARFDITPTGASATDDFRNEASTYGYIVEIDPYTSNTLAVKRTALGRFRHEGCCPGLPVAGKPLVWYTGDDSNNEYLYKFVSDALWDPADANPADRLATGAKYLDKGKLYVARFDANGTGAWLLLDVATPTTGGSTLGALFTDLPGIILNTRGAADAVGATPMDRPEWTAVNPLNGDVYLTLTNNSARTAAKVDAANPRGPNRHGHIIRWHDSDDHKTFTWDIFVFGANAAGAPDINRSGLTELNQFASPDGMSFDSRGVLWFETDNGEATLTSYTNDQLLAVIPTDLVDANGKQIPINATNQAALRRFFVGPNGCEVTGITFTPDNKTMFVNIQHPDNWPTTDKATDVTPTGTSVRPRASTVVIQRNDGGEIGTL; translated from the coding sequence ATGAGTCGAGATACCGGCGATAACCTGGACCGGAACCTGAGCGGCAACCTGCCGATGGCCAGTGTCATGGACACCTACCTGAGCCGTCGCGCCGTGGTGCGCGGCAGCCTCGGCGCCGCCATCGCCATGATCGCCGGCACCGGCCTGACCGGTTGCTTCGACGGCGGCGGCGGCTCCGACAACGATGATCCGGCGCCCCAGCCGGAGAAACCGAAACTCAAGCTGGGCTTCAATTCCATTCCAGGCTCGCGCACCGATGCCTGCGTGGTCGCCGCCGGCTACAGCGCCTATGTGCTGGCGCCCTGGGGCACACCGCTGAACGCCACCGCCAACCCCTGGAAGGCCGATGGCAGCAACACCTCCACCGACCAGGCCAACGCCATGGGCATGCACCATGACGGCATGCACTTCTTCCCCATCAACGGCAGCTCCAGCGATGGCCTGCTGGCGATCAACTTCGAGTACATCGACACCGCCGCCCTGCACCCGGCCGGCCCCACCACCGTCGCCGGCAAGCGCCCGGTCGAGGAAGTGCGCAAGGAGATCAACGCCCACGGCGCAGGCGTGGTGCGCATCAGCAAGGTTGCCGGGCGCTGGCAGGTGGTCGATAACGACCCGCTCAACCGCCGCTTCACCACCGTCTCGCTGATGGACATCGCAGGCCCGATGCGCGGCACCGATCACGTCAAGACCAAGTTCTCCCCCACCGGCACCCAGTGCCGCGGCACCAACAACAACTGCGGCAACGGCTATACCCCGTGGGGCACCTACCTGACCTGCGAGGAGAACTGGCCCGGCATCTTCGTCAACAAGGGCACCCGCCCGGCCAACCAGGTGCGCATCGGCGTCTCCAGCAGCAGCGGCCAGTACAAGTGGGAAACCGCGGCCGGTGACGCCAGTGAAGTGGCCGGCGAGTTCGCCCGCTTCGACATCACCCCCACCGGCGCCAGCGCCACCGATGACTTCCGCAACGAAGCCAGCACCTACGGCTACATCGTCGAGATCGACCCGTACACCAGCAACACCCTGGCGGTAAAACGCACCGCCCTGGGCCGCTTCCGCCACGAAGGCTGCTGCCCGGGCCTGCCGGTGGCCGGCAAGCCGCTGGTCTGGTACACCGGCGACGACTCCAACAACGAGTACCTGTACAAGTTCGTCTCCGACGCCCTGTGGGACCCGGCCGATGCCAACCCGGCCGACCGTCTGGCCACCGGCGCCAAGTACCTGGACAAGGGCAAGCTCTACGTGGCCCGCTTCGACGCCAACGGCACCGGCGCCTGGCTACTGCTCGACGTCGCCACCCCGACCACCGGTGGCAGCACCCTCGGCGCGTTGTTCACCGATTTGCCGGGCATCATCCTCAACACCCGTGGCGCTGCCGACGCCGTGGGCGCCACGCCCATGGACCGTCCGGAGTGGACCGCCGTCAACCCGCTCAACGGCGACGTCTACCTGACCCTGACCAACAACAGCGCGCGCACCGCCGCCAAGGTCGACGCGGCCAACCCGCGCGGCCCGAACCGCCACGGCCACATCATCCGTTGGCACGACAGCGACGATCACAAGACCTTCACCTGGGACATCTTCGTGTTCGGCGCCAATGCCGCCGGCGCCCCGGACATCAACCGCTCCGGCCTGACCGAACTGAACCAGTTCGCCAGCCCCGACGGCATGAGCTTCGATAGCCGCGGCGTGCTGTGGTTCGAGACCGACAACGGCGAGGCCACCCTGACCAGCTACACCAACGACCAGCTGCTGGCGGTGATCCCCACCGACCTGGTGGACGCCAACGGCAAGCAGATCCCGATCAACGCCACCAACCAGGCGGCCCTGCGCCGCTTCTTCGTCGGGCCGAACGGTTGCGAGGTGACGGGCATCACCTTCACCCCGGACAACAAGACGATGTTCGTCAACATCCAGCACCCGGACAACTGGCCGACCACCGACAAGGCCACCGACGTCACACCGACCGGCACCTCGGTGCGGCCACGGGCTTCGACGGTGGTGATCCAGCGTAATGATGGTGGGGAGATCGGTACCCTCTGA